The Sinomicrobium kalidii region TTCCGAGTTCACTTATTTTCAGCGGAGCATTTCCCAGCAACAGGGTATTGGTGCACGATTTCACAAAATTATAATCATCCGAAGCGTTCGAATTTTGCAGTTTTTTGAGCAAGAAGGCTTCAACCAGTTCAATTCTGGCGGCATCATCCGGGGCTTCGTGTACCTGTTCTTCCAGCAAAACGTATTCCCGGCCGAAAAAAATATCCAGGGCATAGTTGCGGTTGGCAAACAAACGGGCCGGAATCCCGAAAAAGGGAAAGGACCCGCCGGGCCTGAACCTTACGCAGAAATGTTTCAGCCTTCCGGGAAGGATAACGTGCGAAGACCTGTTTTGAATACCGGAGATATGGGAACCCTCGACAACTTCTTTTTTTCCGTTTTTCACTTCGGTATGACCGTCTCCGAAATTGAAGACGAGTTCAATATTGCCGTCAGGAAGAAACGATTCCATTTCCCGGGCAGATACGGCACTGGTGACATCTGTACTCCAAAAACACTCCACGTATTCCGAAAGTACCGGATGTGGTTTGTATTCAACATATTTCATTTGATGA contains the following coding sequences:
- a CDS encoding helix-turn-helix domain-containing protein encodes the protein MKYVEYKPHPVLSEYVECFWSTDVTSAVSAREMESFLPDGNIELVFNFGDGHTEVKNGKKEVVEGSHISGIQNRSSHVILPGRLKHFCVRFRPGGSFPFFGIPARLFANRNYALDIFFGREYVLLEEQVHEAPDDAARIELVEAFLLKKLQNSNASDDYNFVKSCTNTLLLGNAPLKISELGKLYRTGYKTIERKFNKITGLSPSELVKIKRVNNAARFMHTSDTVSLTETAYACGYYDQSHFIREFKQVTTLTPKQFREKNFAMVQSTDNIAFSCRTVVEIVQFLQSTDAYVCLKN